Part of the Caulobacter sp. SL161 genome is shown below.
GGAGCACCTGCGCGATCTCTATCACGCCGATCCGGAGGAGATCCTCCAGGCCGTCGAGGACGCAGTCGACGCCGCCGGTACGGTGATGGTGGTCGGACACAATCCGGGCATGCACGAACTGGCTTTGCGGCTTTGCCTGGGGGGCGAAGCCTCGCCGATCCAGACGAACAAGCTGAGGGGCCGCTTCCCGACCTCGACCGTCGTGGTCCTGGCGTGGGACGGGACGGAGAGCCCGCGCCTGGAGCATCTACTTTACGCTAACGAAAACGGCGGGATGGGCGGCGAATGACCCTGATCTACAAGATCTTGTCCCGCGCCGAGTGGGACGCCGCCAAGGTCCAGGGGCGCTTCGAGGGCTCGGCGGTCGATCTGGCCGACGGTTTCATTCACCTGTCCGCCGCCGAACAGGCGCAAGAGACCGCCGCCAAATGGTTCAAGGGCCAGGCGAGCCTCGTCCTGCTGGCCGTCGAGGCCGAGCCGCTGGGAGAGGATCTCAAGTGGGAAGCCTCGCGCGGCGGGGCGCTGTTCCCCCATCTTTATCGTCCGCTCCTCGTTTCTGAGGTGACGCGTGAAGCCGATCTCGATCTGGACGCCGACGGCGTGCCGCAACTGGGCGACCATCTCGCATGAGCCTTCACGACATCGCCGCCCGCGCGCTCCATGCCTTCGATCCCGAGGACGCTCACGGCTGGGCCATTCGAGGGCTCAAGTGGGGGCTTGGCCCGCGTGATGCGCAACCGGACGATCCGATCCTGGCGGTCAAGATCGCGGGCCTGGAGCTACCCAACTGCGTGGGTCTGGCCGCCGGCTTCGACAAGAACGCCGAGGTTCCCGACGCTATGCTGGCCGCCGGCTTCGGCTTTGTGGAGGCGGGCACCGTCACGCCGCTGGCCCAGGCCGGCAATCCGCGTCCCCGGCTTTTCCGGCTGACCGAGGACCAGGCGGTGATCAACCGCATGGGCTTCAACAACGGCGGCCTGGAGCCCTTCGCCCAGCGCTTGGCGGCGCGTCAGGGCCGCGGCGGCGTGGTCGGCGCCAATATCGGGGCCAATAAGGACGCGAGCGACCGCATCCAGGACTATGTGACCGGCCTGACCCGGCTGTGGGGCCTGTCGGACTATTTCACCGCCAATATCTCCTCGCCCAACACGCCGGGCCTGCGCGCCCTGCAGACCAAGGCGGCGCTGGAAGAGCTTCTCGGGCGGCTGGCGGAAACCCGCGCGGCGCTGAAGGTCGCGTCCGGCGCCGACTATCCGATCTTCCTGAAGGTCGCCCCCGACCTGGAGGATGGCGAGGTCGAGGCCATTGTCGAGACCGTGGTCGGCGCGGGGCTCGACGCTATCATTGTCAGCAACACCACCATCGCCCGGCCCGAGACGCTGAGGTCGCGCTTCGCCGGTGAGAGTGGCGGCCTGTCGGGCGCGCCGCTGCTGGAGGCCTCAACCGCCGTTCTGGCGCGCTTCCATGCGGCCGCCGCCGGCCGGGTGGCGCTGATCGGCGCGGGCGGGGTGGCCGACGGGGCGGGCGCCTACGCCAAGATTCGCGCGGGCGCGCGAGCGGTGCAGCTCTATTCGGCCCTCGTCTATGGCGGGCCGGGCCTGGTCACCCGGATCAAGCGCGACCTCGCCGCTCGTCTTCGCGCCGATGGCTTCGCCGCCGTCGAGGACGCGATCGGCGCTGCATGAGCCGTGGCGAGGTCCTGACGCGCGTGCGTCGCTTCGGGCCCCTCGTGGTGGTCGCGATCCTGTGCGCCGCCGCCTTCGCCAGCGGTCTTGTCGAGCACATCTCGCTGGAGGAACTGCGCCGCCGGGGGACCGAACTCCAGGCCTTCGCTTACGAGCATCCGCTGGCGTGCGCGGCCGTCTATCTGGCGATCTACATGGGCTCGGTGGCGATTTCGTTGCCGGGCGCCCTGATCCTGTCGCTGTCAGGCGGGTTCCTCTTCGGCCCGGTCGGCGGCGGTTTCGCCGCAGTGACCGGCGCCACGGGCGGGTCCATGATTACCTTCCTGGTGTTTCGCACCGCTTTTGGGGACGCCTTGCGCCTGAAATCGGGCGCCTTCGTTTCCCGGATCGCCGAGGGCTTCAAGGGGGACGCTTTCAACTATCTGCTGACCTTGCGCCTGATCCCGGCCTTTCCGCTGCTGGCGGTCAATGTCGCGGCCGGCGTGATGAACGTCAGGGTGCGCACCTTTCTGCTGACCTCGGTGCTGGGCATGATCCCCAGTTCCTTTGTCTATGCCGGAATCGGTGCAGGCCTGGGCCATGTGTTCGCCAAGGGCGGTCCGGTGACCGTGGAAAGCCTCTTGTCGCCGCGCATCTATCTGCCGATCATCGGCATGGGCGTGCTGGCGTTTCTGCCGCCGTTGTGGCGCCATTGGCGAAATGGGCGCGACGTCGCGTCGCTGGACGAGAAGTAACCGCCCCGGATGGTCCAACCCGGCTCGCCTTCGGAAGACAAGACCCTCAAGCCCCGGAAGCGCTTTCCGTGGCCCGGCGGTCTGTCGGCGCGCCTGCTGTTGTTCACCGCCGTGGTCGTCAACTTCGGCGGTCTGCTGATCCTGCCGCCCGCCCTGGCGGCCTATGAGGAGCAGTGGCTGCTGGACCGGGTCCGCGCCGGGGAACTGGCCTCGACCATCGCTGAGTCCGATCCGGAGCTGCGGGTCAGCGACGCGGTCGCCAACCAGATGTTCGACCAGGCCGGCGCCGTCACGGTGGCGGTTCAGGTCGACGGCGCGCGTCGCCTCGTCCTGCCGCCTAAACAGCCGTTCGAGACGCCCTACCTCGTCGATCTTCGCCGCCAGAACCCCGGCTCATGGCTGGCCGCGCCGTTCTACACCCTGACCAGCCCCAAGGGCGCGATGGTCCGCGTGATGGCCGAGCCGCGCTTCCGCAAGGCCGAGTTCATCGAGGTGGTGCTGCCCGACGCGCCGCTGAAGGCCAGGCTCGTGGCCTATTTCTGGCAGCTGGCGGGCGTGACGATCTTCGTGGCCACCCTGGCGGGCGTGCTGGTCTACGCCTTCCTCAACATCTTCCTGGTACGGCCGATGCAGCGCATCACCCGCGCCATGGAGGCGTTCCGCAGCGATCCTGACGACCCGGCCGCGCGCATCGTCCTCTCCAACCGGCGTGACGAGATCGGCCGCGCCGAGCTTGAGCTCGACCGCATGCAGGCCGACCTGCTGGCGGCGCTGTCGTCCAAGGCGCGCCTGGCCGCGCTGGGCGAAGCGGTCGCCAAGATCAATCACGACCTGCGCAACATGCTGACCAGCGCCCAGATGGCTTCGGACCGTCTGGCGGCTCTGGGGGACCCCAAGGTGGCCCAGGCCCTGCCGCGCCTGGAACGGGCCCTCGACCGCGCCATCAACCTGGCCTCCGACGTCATGGCCTATGGCAAGTCCAAGGAGCCCGAGCCGGTCACCCGGGTCATCCCGCTGCGTCCGGCCCTCGACATGGCCGCCGAGGACGCCGGCCTGTCCGCGCAGGGCGTCAGCCTAGAGACGGTCATCGGTCCTCGCGAGCAGGTACTGGCCGATCCGGACCAACTGCACCGCATCCTCACCAACCTGTTGCGCAACGCCCGGGAGGCCATCGAGGGCGCGCCCGATCGGGGCGGCAAGGGCAAGGTGTTCGTCGAGCTGCGACGGGCTGACGGCTCGAGCGTCCTGCGCCTGTCCGACGATGGGCCCGGCGTGCCCGAGCGCGCCCGCGCCAACCTCTTCCAGCCGTTCGTGGGCTCGGTGCGTCGCGGGGGCACGGGTCTTGGCCTGGCCATCGCTCGCGAGCTGGCCCAGGGTCATGGCGGCGATCTGGCGCTGGTGGAAACCGGACCCGGCGGTTCGGTGTTCGACCTGACGCTGTCCGGTGCGCCCGAGCCCTTGCCCGAATCCGACGATCGAGCCGCTGACGCCTCGGCGAGCTAGAGGCAATCGATATGGCCACGACCTGGACCATCGCGGTGAAGTTAGGGGCCTCCCCGGAAGCCGCGCCCATCCACGAGATCACGGTCGAGGCCCCCGACGCGCCCTCTGCCCTGCGCCGCGTGGCGGCGATGGTGGCTGTCCAGAACGCCGCCGATACCGAGCTGTTGATCGATGGTCAGGAAGAGGTCTTCTCCCGCGCCGAGGTCGAGGCGGGCCTGGAAGAGCACCAGGCCCAGACCTGAGAAGCGCTTAAAGCCCCTTGGCCACGCCCTCGCGACGCGGATCGGCGCCGCCCTCCAGAACCCCGCCCGGACGCACGATAACGCCCTGCAGGCCCGAGGTCTCCAGCTGGCCGACCTTCACCGTCACGCCGCGCGCATTGAGGGCCGCCAGCATCTCGGGACCGAACAGGTCCGCGTCGCCCGAGAAGTTCTCGCCGCGGGCCACCAGGTTCGGCAGCGAGACGGCCTGCTGCATGTTCAGGTTCCAGTAGAACAGCCCGACCATGGCTTTCAGGTTATAGGACAGGATGGCGTTGCCGCCCGGCGAGCCGACGGCGGCCAGGAACTTGCCCTTCTTGTCCAGCACGATCAGCGGGGCCATCGACGAGCGTGGCCGCTTGCCCCCGGCGATGGCGTTGGCCGCCGGCGCGCCGTCCTTCTCGACCGGCGAGAACGAGAAGTCGGTCAGCTGGTTGTTGAGGAAGAAGCCGCCCACCATCCGGCCGTTGCCGAAGATGCTCTCGACCGTGGTGGTCATCGAGACGACGTTGCCCTGCGTGTCCGCCACCACGAAGTGGGTGGTGCCGCCCGGCTCGTGGGTCGCATCGACCCCCACCTTGGGCGCGCCCTTCGGCTGGCCGAACGGCGGCGCCGCGCCGGCCTTGTCGGTGATCAGCTTGGCGCGCTGGGCGACATATTTCGGGTCCAGCAGGCCCGCGACCGGTACGGTCACAAAGTCAGGATCGCCCACATAGCGATCGCGGTCGGCGTACATCACGCGCTCGGCCTGGGCCAGCAGGGTCCAGGCGACCGGATCGGTGGGACCGCGCTTGCCGATGTCAGTGTGCTCCAGCATCTGCAGGGCCTGGATGATGGCCAGGCCGCTGGACTGCGGGTTGGGCACGCAGACGGTGTAGACCTTCCACGGACGGCACAGCGGCGCGCCGGCGCGCGGCTTGTAGCGCTTCAGATCCTCCAGCGTCATGCTGCCGGGCAGCTCGCCCTCGCGCAGGCGCTCAACGATGGCCTGGGCGATCGGCCCCTCGTACAGCGCCGAGGGCCCCTCAGCGGCGATCCGGCGCACCGTCTCGGCATAGGCCGGGTTCTTGAGCACGTCGCCGGCCTTGTAGCGGGTCCCGTCAGGCTTGGTGAAATACTTGACCGCGTCGGGCTGCGAGGCCTGGGGCGCGCGGGGGCTGTTGATCATACCCGCCAGGCGCGGGCTGACCACGAAGCCGTCGGCGGCCAGGGTCTCGGCGTCCTTGAAGAGCGTGCTCCAGGCGACCTTGCCATGATCCTTCTGCGCCTGGGCCAGCATGGCCACTGCGCCCGGCACGCCCGACGAGCGGCCCGACAGCAGCACTTTCACGAAGGGCAGGGGCTTGCCGTCGGGCCCCATGAACATGTCGGGCGTCGCGCCGCTCGGCGCGGTCTCGCGGCCGTCATAGGCGGTGATCTTGCCGGTCTTGGCGTCATAGGCCATCAGGAACGCGCCGCCGCCCAGGCCCGAGCTCTGGGGCTCGACGAGGCTCAGCACCGCCTGGATCGCCACCGCGGCGTCGACCGCCGAGCCGCCGTCGCGCAGCACGCGCAGGCCCGCCTCGACCGCCAGCGGATTGGCCGCGGCCACCATGCCCTTGGCCGGGGTGGAGGTCGCCGCCGGGCGGGGCGTCGGCATCGCCAGCGGGATCGACTCGGCCAGCGCGGCGACCGGGGCCAGGCAGAGCTGCAGCGCGGCGGACAGGGCGAGCAGGGAAGCCAAACGACGCATACGGATCCTCATGACGGGCGCTAGGGACGGCCTGCCCGCCGTCCTGGATGTCTCCATGGACACCAAACCTGTGGCGCTGTCACGCCCCGATAGGCCGCCCGCGACCCCAAACGCCGTCCCTGAACCCCCGCTGCGCAAGGCTTTGCGCTTTCGCGAACAACGGTGCGCGAAACTTTTCAAAATTATCCTGCAAACCGGGCTTGCGTCCCCGGAATGGCTGGGCTATCTCCCCCGCCTCGCCGCAAGGCAGTGCGCGCCCGTAGCTCAGCTGGATAGAGCATCAGACTACGAATCTGAGGGTCGGACGTTCGAATCGTTCCGGGCGCGCCATTTTCTTCAATCACTTAGGCCCAGCGGGGCAAGTGATTGAGGGCGGGATTCACAGCCTCCTATCATCCCATTTGCAGCGCGCATTCACGCGGCCTTCGTGGCGGTCGCGCGCGCTCCGCGATGGGGGTCTTCCGGCTCGCTGGCGGATTCCGCCACGGCGCTCAGCTTCAATAGAGATCTTCGCGGTTGGGTGGGTAGCGCGCTAACGCGAAGGCTCGCGGCCAAGCTTGCGCCTTGGGCGCCCGGAAGGATTACGCCAGAAGGTGACCACAGCCAGCGCGCCCAGCAGGGTCAAGGCCAGGCCCGACGCCGTCATCACCAGTCGATAGGGGAGGCCGCCGACCTTGGCCGCATGCAGCGGATAGTCGAGATTGGCGATGCGCGAACCTAGCGGCAGGCTTTGCGCGTCGCGGCTGGCGACCATGGCGCCGTCGGCCGGGTCGAACCACACCATCGAGCGACCGTTCGGCAGCCATTCGGCTTGCTGGCGCATCCGGATCTGGATCAGCCCGCCGGGCTTGGCCGGAAGGGTGATGATCCGCATCTCCGCGCCCGGAAAGCGCGCCTGGGCCTGACCGATCACCTTGGTCCAGTTCAGATCCTTGGCGAGCTCGCCGCCCTTGATCTTCGGCGGGGCGGAAGCCTGCTCCATCGTCGTCGGCGAGGAGAACGGCGCGCGCAGGGCCTGGGAGAACCACTTGAGGTTCATGGCCGCGCCCGTGGCCAGAGACAGGATCAGCAGCGGCGCGAGCAGCGCGCCCAGGTCGCGGTGATGATGGACGATCCCCGCCCGCGTCATCTTCCGAGGCCAAAGGGGCAGATGGAACATCCGCCGCGTCGGCCACCAAAGGATCAGGCCGGTGAGCACGAAGGCGAGCCCCGCCAGACCCAGGACGCCGCCGACGATCTCGCCGGCGTCGCCGTTGAACAGGTGATGGTGGAAATCGAAGATCCAGGCCTCGGGCCGCTCCCAGTTGGAGGTCCAGACCTGGACGATCTCCCCGTCCTGGTTGGCGTAGGCGGCCTTTTCTTCGGTTTGGTAGTTCAGCTTGTTCAGGCCCAGTCGCTGGGTGGCCAGCACGATCGAGCGCGGGCGATCCTCGGCGGCGAAGACCTTGGCGGCCATCGCCGCCAGGGTGGCGGCGTCCTGCCGCTGGGCGTCGGCGGCGTGGGGCACGGTGGCGCGCAGGAACGCGTCCTCGTGCACCAGCAGCGCGCCGCTAAAGCCCAGAAGCGCCAGCAGCAGGCCGATCAGCCCGCCCGTCCAGCGATGCAGCAGGCGCAGGAGCGGCATCAGAAGCGCGCGTCCCAACCCAGCGTCACGGTGCGGCCCCGACCGGCGTAGAACTTGTCCTTGGCCGGCAGGGTCGTGTCCGAATTGTACGAGATGTACTGCTTGTCGAAGAGGTTCTGCACGCCCAGCGACACCGCGCCCTCAGCGAGCTGATAGCGGACGAAGGCGTCGGCGAGCGTGTAGCCCTCGAAGTCGTCCTTCACCAGCGACTGCTGCATGTTGCGCGACATGTACTTCTGCATCTGCAGACGCAGGGCCCATTTGCCGGTCTGGTAGTCGGCCGCCAGGTTCAGGCGGTCGGGCGAGATGTTGGCGCCGTCCAGGTCGGTGTCGACCTTGCCGTCCCGGTTGGTGTCGGTCTGGCCGCGCAGGCGCGCATAGCCGGCTGAAACGTCCAGGCCCGGGATCGGGGTGCGGGCCTTCACATTGGCTTCCAGGCCCTCGATGGCGACGCCTTGGCGCTGCACGTCAAAGACGCCGTCGGCGTTGCGGATCAGGAACTGGCCCAGCTTGGACTTCGACCAGAAGTAGGTGACGCTGGCGTCGATGGGACCGCGCTTGAACTCGGCCCCCAGCTCGCGGTTGTTGGAGACGATCGGCTCGACGGCCAGATAGGTGTCGACATCGACATTGTTGACGTTGATCGCCCGCAGGATGCGGCCGACGTCCGGCACGGTGTAGCCCTCGGCGTAGCTGCCATACAGGCGCACGCCCTGGGCCGGTTCGAACACGACGCCGCCGTTGGCCAGGGTCGCCTTGAACTCGGGATCGCCGCCGCCGACCTTGCGCGAGCCGTAGAAGGCCAGGGTGGTGAAGTCGTTGACGTTCAGCTCGACGTTCTCGAAGCGCAGGCCGCCAGCCAGGCGTAGCTTACCCTGGAAGAGAGCGTAGTTGCCCTGGACGAACGGAGCCAGGCTCTGGAACTTGGTCGGCGGCACCCAGGCGCGGCCGGTGGCGATCAGCAGCTGCTCGGTGCGGTCGGTCAGCGCGTCGAGGCCGGCGGTGGCGGTCAGGCCCTCGATCCGCGGCACGGCCCGCTCATAGCTGATCCGGGCGCCCAGCTTGCGCGAGCGGTTCGAGGACTGGTCGAACAGTGTGCCGTTGGGGGCGATGCTGACGTCCTGGAAGGTGGAACTGATGTCGCCACCGAAGGTGTCGCGCGAGCGGTTGAAGAACAGCTGGGCGTTCAGGGCGCCGCCGTACACGTCGCTGGTCAGCGAGGCCGACAGGGTCTCGACCCGGTTCGCCGCAGGCACGCCCGGCACGACGCCGCGATAGGCGGTGGTCGGGCGGCGTGCGGCGCGATTGCCGTCCGTCGCCGCCACGGCCGTGCCGGTCACGGTCACATAGTCGCCGTCGCCCTTCAGTTCGAAGCGGCTGCCGACGATGTCGATGCGGGTCGCCTCGTTCAGCTGCCAGCCCAGGCGCGCGAACAGCGACAGGGTCTTGGAGTCCTGGACGTCGCCCTGGGTGTTGTCCATGCCGATGCGACGGCCCTTGGCGTCGTAGAAGGCGCCGCGGGTCTCGTAGGCGACGCCGGCGGTGGCGTCGAACGCGCCGTCCCGCCAGCCGACCAGGCCCGCGACCTTGCCGCCGACGGCGTCGCCGAGATCATGACCTGCGGTGGTCTGAACCAGGGTGCGGCCCGAGACGCCGTCTTCCTTGGGCGCGCCGACCGTCACCTGGTTGACCACGCCGCCGGTGGCGCCGATGCCCTGCAGGGCGTTGGAGCCATAGATCAGCTCCACCCGGTCGATGAAGAACGGATCGATGGTGTAGCCGTCGCGCGAACCGTCGCGGATCGGGGTGGACTGGGGAATGCCGTTGATCGCGTAGAGCGGCGAGCGGCCGCGCAGGGTCTCGCCGGCGCCCGACAGCTTCTGGCGGGTCGGAGAGAACGACGGCGACAGGGTCGAGATCGCATCGATGATCGAACCGCTGATGGTCACCTGCTGGGACAGGGTCTCGCGATCGACCACATCCACCGTCAACGGCAGGGCGCTGGCCGGCAGGATCGTGCGGGCGGCGGTGATCACCACTTGCTCCAAGTCCGTGGCGTTCGGCTCCCGCGTCTCTTCAGCGTGCGCCGCTGTCGCCAAGGTCCAGAGGCTCAGACCCGAAAGGGCCAGACGGCGCGCGGTGGCGCAGGCGGGGAACGGGCGGGTCATCTTGGCCTCGACAGGTCGGAAAGTTCCGCCGTCATATAAGATTGCGAGTGAGTTGCAAGCTGGCGCATGCCTTAGGGGTGAGCGCGCGCTGGATGTTGACACCTATGGGATGGACCAGCTCGGGCGCTGCACCAAAGGAGCGATCGCTCTGGAACCTTCAGACTCGAGCGTGACGCCGAAAGTGGGAACCGGTTTCGGCGTCACGCTCTAAGTGTTTGAATTGGCGCCTCGTTGTCGCGTCAAAAACGATGCTGTTTTGACGCGTGAGGCTCTAGCGACCGCAAGCAGCCGTATGCCTTCTCCAACGCCATAAACGGCGTCGGCGATAGATCAGAGGGGACGCCGCCGACGCCGCTCTGTGGCCTTGTGTGTGGGGGGGGCGACTATCGCAAGCGACAAGGCTGGCGGTCCGCCCTCTCAGGCTGGCGCGGCCGTCTGAAGATGTCGGCGCGGCCTGAGGCGTGAGTCGGGGCGCTTAAGCCGCACCCCGACTCCGTTGGTCTTACCAGTTGAACATGGTCCCGTCTTCGAGCCGGTTCACCGGCAGGTAGGCGCGCTTGTAGGGGTGCTTGGCGGCCAGGTCCTCGTCGATGTCGACGCCCAGGCCCGGCTTGTCGCCCGGATGCAGCATGCCGTCGCTGAAGGTGTAGGCGTGCGGGAACACCGCGTCGGTCTCCGGCGTGTGGCGCATGTATTCCTGCAGGCCGAAGTTGGTGATCGACATGTCGAAGTGCAGGGCTGCGGCCATGGTCACCGGCGACAGGTCTGTAGCGCCGTGGCAGCCGGTCTTAACGTGGTGCAGGTCGGCGAAGGCGGCGATCTTCTTCAGGTTGGTGATGCCGCCGGCGTGCAGGACGGTGGCGCGCAGATAGTCGATCAGCTGCTCTTCGATCAGCTGCTTGGCGTCCCAGACGTGGGCGAAGATCTCGCCGACGGCCAGGGGCGTGGTGGTGTGCTGGCGGATCAGGCGGAAGCCGGCCTGGTTCTCGGCGGGAACCGAGTCTTCCAGCCAGAACAGGCGATAGGGCTCCAGGTCCTTGCCCAGGCGCGCGGCCTCGATCGGCGTCAGGCGGTGGTGGACGTCGTGCAGCAGGTGGACGTCCCAGCCCAGCACCTCGCGGGCCTTTTCGAACAGCTTGGGCACGTGGTTCAGATATCTGGCCGTCGACCAGATGTTTTCGGTCGGCAGGTCGTTGTCGGCGGGCTCGTAGAACATCTTGTCGCCCGAGACGCCGTAGGTGCTGGCCAGGCCCGGGACGCCCGTCTGCAGGCGGATGGCCTTGTAGCCCATGGCCTTGTACTTCACGGCCTCGGCGATCGTCTCGTCGATGGTCTCGCCGTTGGCATGGCCATAGACGGTGACGCCCGTGCGGCAGGCCCCGCCCAGCAGCTGATAGACCGGCAGGCCCGCGACCTTGCCCTTGATATCCCACAGCGCCATGTCGACCGCCGCCAGGGCGGTCATGGCCACCGGGCCGCCGCGCCAATAGGACCCGCGATAGAAGAACTGCCAGATATCCTCGATCTGGTGAGCGTCGCGGCCGATCAGGCTGGGGACCATGTGGTCCTGCAGGAAGCTGACCACCGACAATTCGCGGCCGTTCAGGGTGGCGTCGCCGACGCCGGTGATCCCGTCCTCGGTCGTGATCTTCAGGGTGACGAAGTTGCGGCCGGGGCAGGTAACGATGACCTTGGCGTCGATGATCTTGAGCATGGACCTGGCGTTGCTGAGTGTGACCTTAAGTGGCCTGACCAATTATAACGAGTTATCTGACAAGTTTCTAGGGGGCTTGCGGCGGCCCGGCGCGGCGTTCGCAGCGACCGGGCCATCGCGCCCTCAAAGCCCCTGGGGCGGTTTGGGAAGGCTCTTTCCCCAAGCTCCCGGCGCAGGGCCCAGGGTCAGTTCCAGCACGCCGCCGCGGGCGAGTTCGTCATGCGAGATCCAGGCGCGCTCGAGCGGTTTGCCGTTGAGCTTGGCGCCGACGATGTAGCGGTTCTCATCAGACGTATTGGGTGCGGAGACCACGAAGGTCTTGCCGCTCTCCAGGCTGATCTGGCTGCGCGCGAAGATGGGCGCGGAGAGGTAGTAGAAGGGCTGCCCGGCGTTGGGATAGAGGCCCATCGCGTTCCAGACGTACCAGCTGGACATGGCGCCGGCGTCGTCATTGCCGGGCAGGCCGGTGCGGCTGAGGCGGTAGTGCTTGGCCATCAGTCCACGAACGATCTCGTGGGTCCGATCGGGCCGCCCCGCGTGGATGTAGAGATAGGGCGCGAGCAGATCCGGCTCGTTGCTCTGCGAATAGTGACCGTCGAACAGGTGGTCTAGCCATTTGACGAAGCCGTCCGGACCGCCGGTCTTGGCCATCAGGCCGGCGACGTCCTGCGGCACGTAGCTCGAGTACTGCAGGGCGTTGCCCTCGTAGAACACCGCGTCCCACCACGGACCTGAACGGTCGGGATA
Proteins encoded:
- a CDS encoding TonB-dependent receptor — protein: MTRPFPACATARRLALSGLSLWTLATAAHAEETREPNATDLEQVVITAARTILPASALPLTVDVVDRETLSQQVTISGSIIDAISTLSPSFSPTRQKLSGAGETLRGRSPLYAINGIPQSTPIRDGSRDGYTIDPFFIDRVELIYGSNALQGIGATGGVVNQVTVGAPKEDGVSGRTLVQTTAGHDLGDAVGGKVAGLVGWRDGAFDATAGVAYETRGAFYDAKGRRIGMDNTQGDVQDSKTLSLFARLGWQLNEATRIDIVGSRFELKGDGDYVTVTGTAVAATDGNRAARRPTTAYRGVVPGVPAANRVETLSASLTSDVYGGALNAQLFFNRSRDTFGGDISSTFQDVSIAPNGTLFDQSSNRSRKLGARISYERAVPRIEGLTATAGLDALTDRTEQLLIATGRAWVPPTKFQSLAPFVQGNYALFQGKLRLAGGLRFENVELNVNDFTTLAFYGSRKVGGGDPEFKATLANGGVVFEPAQGVRLYGSYAEGYTVPDVGRILRAINVNNVDVDTYLAVEPIVSNNRELGAEFKRGPIDASVTYFWSKSKLGQFLIRNADGVFDVQRQGVAIEGLEANVKARTPIPGLDVSAGYARLRGQTDTNRDGKVDTDLDGANISPDRLNLAADYQTGKWALRLQMQKYMSRNMQQSLVKDDFEGYTLADAFVRYQLAEGAVSLGVQNLFDKQYISYNSDTTLPAKDKFYAGRGRTVTLGWDARF
- a CDS encoding quinone-dependent dihydroorotate dehydrogenase; translation: MSLHDIAARALHAFDPEDAHGWAIRGLKWGLGPRDAQPDDPILAVKIAGLELPNCVGLAAGFDKNAEVPDAMLAAGFGFVEAGTVTPLAQAGNPRPRLFRLTEDQAVINRMGFNNGGLEPFAQRLAARQGRGGVVGANIGANKDASDRIQDYVTGLTRLWGLSDYFTANISSPNTPGLRALQTKAALEELLGRLAETRAALKVASGADYPIFLKVAPDLEDGEVEAIVETVVGAGLDAIIVSNTTIARPETLRSRFAGESGGLSGAPLLEASTAVLARFHAAAAGRVALIGAGGVADGAGAYAKIRAGARAVQLYSALVYGGPGLVTRIKRDLAARLRADGFAAVEDAIGAA
- a CDS encoding PepSY-associated TM helix domain-containing protein; the encoded protein is MPLLRLLHRWTGGLIGLLLALLGFSGALLVHEDAFLRATVPHAADAQRQDAATLAAMAAKVFAAEDRPRSIVLATQRLGLNKLNYQTEEKAAYANQDGEIVQVWTSNWERPEAWIFDFHHHLFNGDAGEIVGGVLGLAGLAFVLTGLILWWPTRRMFHLPLWPRKMTRAGIVHHHRDLGALLAPLLILSLATGAAMNLKWFSQALRAPFSSPTTMEQASAPPKIKGGELAKDLNWTKVIGQAQARFPGAEMRIITLPAKPGGLIQIRMRQQAEWLPNGRSMVWFDPADGAMVASRDAQSLPLGSRIANLDYPLHAAKVGGLPYRLVMTASGLALTLLGALAVVTFWRNPSGRPRRKLGREPSR
- a CDS encoding TVP38/TMEM64 family protein, producing the protein MSRGEVLTRVRRFGPLVVVAILCAAAFASGLVEHISLEELRRRGTELQAFAYEHPLACAAVYLAIYMGSVAISLPGALILSLSGGFLFGPVGGGFAAVTGATGGSMITFLVFRTAFGDALRLKSGAFVSRIAEGFKGDAFNYLLTLRLIPAFPLLAVNVAAGVMNVRVRTFLLTSVLGMIPSSFVYAGIGAGLGHVFAKGGPVTVESLLSPRIYLPIIGMGVLAFLPPLWRHWRNGRDVASLDEK
- a CDS encoding sensor histidine kinase, whose translation is MVQPGSPSEDKTLKPRKRFPWPGGLSARLLLFTAVVVNFGGLLILPPALAAYEEQWLLDRVRAGELASTIAESDPELRVSDAVANQMFDQAGAVTVAVQVDGARRLVLPPKQPFETPYLVDLRRQNPGSWLAAPFYTLTSPKGAMVRVMAEPRFRKAEFIEVVLPDAPLKARLVAYFWQLAGVTIFVATLAGVLVYAFLNIFLVRPMQRITRAMEAFRSDPDDPAARIVLSNRRDEIGRAELELDRMQADLLAALSSKARLAALGEAVAKINHDLRNMLTSAQMASDRLAALGDPKVAQALPRLERALDRAINLASDVMAYGKSKEPEPVTRVIPLRPALDMAAEDAGLSAQGVSLETVIGPREQVLADPDQLHRILTNLLRNAREAIEGAPDRGGKGKVFVELRRADGSSVLRLSDDGPGVPERARANLFQPFVGSVRRGGTGLGLAIARELAQGHGGDLALVETGPGGSVFDLTLSGAPEPLPESDDRAADASAS
- a CDS encoding SixA phosphatase family protein, with translation MERLILMRHGKAERHAQSGGDFERALAESGRADASLMGRVLAGLAYEPDLFLVSSARRTRETAEQVAAHFPKARVEHLRDLYHADPEEILQAVEDAVDAAGTVMVVGHNPGMHELALRLCLGGEASPIQTNKLRGRFPTSTVVVLAWDGTESPRLEHLLYANENGGMGGE
- a CDS encoding DUF952 domain-containing protein, yielding MTLIYKILSRAEWDAAKVQGRFEGSAVDLADGFIHLSAAEQAQETAAKWFKGQASLVLLAVEAEPLGEDLKWEASRGGALFPHLYRPLLVSEVTREADLDLDADGVPQLGDHLA
- the ggt gene encoding gamma-glutamyltransferase, with product MRRLASLLALSAALQLCLAPVAALAESIPLAMPTPRPAATSTPAKGMVAAANPLAVEAGLRVLRDGGSAVDAAVAIQAVLSLVEPQSSGLGGGAFLMAYDAKTGKITAYDGRETAPSGATPDMFMGPDGKPLPFVKVLLSGRSSGVPGAVAMLAQAQKDHGKVAWSTLFKDAETLAADGFVVSPRLAGMINSPRAPQASQPDAVKYFTKPDGTRYKAGDVLKNPAYAETVRRIAAEGPSALYEGPIAQAIVERLREGELPGSMTLEDLKRYKPRAGAPLCRPWKVYTVCVPNPQSSGLAIIQALQMLEHTDIGKRGPTDPVAWTLLAQAERVMYADRDRYVGDPDFVTVPVAGLLDPKYVAQRAKLITDKAGAAPPFGQPKGAPKVGVDATHEPGGTTHFVVADTQGNVVSMTTTVESIFGNGRMVGGFFLNNQLTDFSFSPVEKDGAPAANAIAGGKRPRSSMAPLIVLDKKGKFLAAVGSPGGNAILSYNLKAMVGLFYWNLNMQQAVSLPNLVARGENFSGDADLFGPEMLAALNARGVTVKVGQLETSGLQGVIVRPGGVLEGGADPRREGVAKGL